From the Streptomyces sp. Tu 2975 genome, one window contains:
- a CDS encoding FtsW/RodA/SpoVE family cell cycle protein has protein sequence MTATTAGTSAPEPSPAPRPPKRRGVELSLLVGAVVICVHGYVAVGLARNGAVPPDAAGYGAGLGVLALLAHLAVRLRAPYADPLLLPIAVLLNGLGLVLIYRLDLETPLDRAAPAQLVWSTSGVALFIVAVIVLRDHRILQRYAYISVTAALALLCAPIFFPAVNGARIWIRMGQLSFQPGEFAKVLLAVFFAAYLAANRGALTHASRLIRRLQLPTGRVLGPIVAVWLVSVGVLVLERDLGTSLLFFGLFVVMLYVATGRIGWIAVGLLLASAGAYAVGSLEPHVHSRVEDWLDPYAGIESGEGPGQLAQSLFAFAAGGMLGTGLGLGHSVLIGFATKSDFILATAGEELGLVGLSAVFLLYGLLVARGLTAGLALRDPFGRLLAVGLSSIVALQVFVIAGGVTGLIPLTGMAMPFLAQGGSSVVTNWVIVALLIRLSHSARMPPPVPVEVGVHAPVTAVRP, from the coding sequence ATGACCGCAACGACAGCGGGTACTTCGGCGCCCGAGCCGTCTCCCGCGCCCCGTCCGCCCAAGCGGCGGGGCGTCGAACTGTCGCTCCTCGTCGGCGCCGTCGTCATCTGCGTCCACGGCTACGTCGCCGTCGGTCTCGCCAGGAACGGCGCCGTGCCGCCGGACGCCGCCGGCTACGGAGCGGGCCTCGGCGTCCTGGCACTCCTCGCACATCTGGCCGTACGCCTGCGGGCGCCGTACGCCGACCCCCTGCTGCTGCCGATCGCGGTCCTGCTCAACGGCCTCGGCCTGGTGCTGATCTACCGGCTGGACCTGGAGACCCCGCTCGACCGGGCGGCCCCCGCCCAGCTCGTCTGGTCCACCTCCGGGGTCGCGCTGTTCATCGTGGCGGTCATCGTCCTGCGCGACCACCGGATCCTCCAGCGGTACGCGTACATCAGCGTCACGGCCGCACTCGCACTGCTCTGCGCCCCGATCTTCTTTCCGGCGGTCAACGGGGCCAGGATCTGGATCCGGATGGGGCAGCTGTCCTTCCAGCCGGGCGAGTTCGCGAAGGTGCTGCTCGCCGTCTTCTTCGCCGCATACCTCGCCGCCAACCGGGGCGCCCTCACCCACGCCAGCCGGCTGATCCGCCGGCTCCAGCTCCCCACCGGCCGGGTCCTCGGACCGATCGTCGCGGTGTGGCTGGTCAGCGTCGGCGTCCTCGTCCTCGAACGGGACCTCGGGACCTCGCTGCTCTTCTTCGGGCTCTTCGTCGTCATGCTCTACGTGGCGACCGGCCGGATCGGCTGGATCGCGGTGGGCCTGCTGCTGGCGTCGGCGGGCGCGTACGCCGTCGGCTCGCTCGAACCGCACGTCCACAGCCGGGTCGAGGACTGGCTCGACCCGTACGCCGGCATCGAGTCCGGGGAGGGCCCCGGCCAACTGGCCCAGTCCCTCTTCGCCTTCGCCGCGGGCGGGATGCTGGGCACCGGTCTGGGACTCGGCCACTCCGTGCTGATCGGCTTCGCGACCAAGTCGGACTTCATCCTCGCCACCGCCGGCGAGGAACTGGGGCTGGTCGGCCTCAGCGCGGTCTTCCTGCTGTACGGGCTGCTGGTCGCCCGGGGACTGACCGCAGGGCTCGCCCTGCGCGACCCGTTCGGCCGGCTCCTCGCGGTCGGCCTCTCCTCCATCGTCGCGCTCCAGGTGTTCGTCATCGCGGGCGGCGTGACGGGCCTGATCCCGCTGACCGGCATGGCGATGCCGTTCCTCGCTCAGGGCGGCTCCTCCGTGGTCACCAACTGGGTCATCGTGGCGCTGCTGATCCGGCTCAGCCACTCGGCCCGTATGCCTCCGCCCGTGCCCGTGGAAGTGGGCGTCCACGCCCCGGTGACGGCGGTGCGGCCGTGA
- a CDS encoding penicillin-binding transpeptidase domain-containing protein, whose translation MTRCIRHAAVFSLLLLLALLANAARVQVLEASALENNPANRRAAIARYAEPRGDILVDGKPVTGSEDTGEQLRYERTYRDGPLYAPVTGYSSQTYDTSFVEHAQDPVLSGSDPLLAPFPLWGDLSRSRPSAGDVATTVKAAVQQAAYRGLAGRRGAVAAIEPSTGKILALVSSPSYDPQLLSGNGPEVSRAWARLNGADAQPMLNRAIRQTYPPGSAFKIVTAAAALESGVVDDVDAPTHTPEPFLLPGTRTPLPNATKGCEDASLAYAIQWSCNTVMANLGARVGLRNMVATARGFGFNDPGLGIPSGVTASNFDTDMSPDQLALSSIGQFNTTATPLQMAMVAAAVASGGDVRSPYLVERVTRANGDLLAQNGPRAYRQAMTPVTAQRLRELMVRAVEEGTGGNASIAGATVGGKTGTAQHGIDNSGLPYAWFIGWAQAYDAPRPAVALAVVVEDASAVREDISGGGSAAPVARAVMRAALWDS comes from the coding sequence GTGACCAGATGCATTCGGCACGCCGCCGTGTTCAGCCTGCTGCTCCTGCTCGCGCTGCTGGCCAACGCCGCCCGCGTGCAGGTGCTGGAGGCGTCGGCCCTCGAGAACAACCCGGCCAACCGACGGGCGGCGATCGCCCGCTACGCGGAGCCCCGCGGTGACATCCTGGTCGACGGGAAGCCGGTCACCGGGTCCGAGGACACCGGCGAGCAGCTCCGGTACGAGCGCACGTACCGCGACGGGCCGCTGTACGCGCCGGTGACCGGGTACTCGTCGCAGACCTACGACACCTCGTTCGTCGAACACGCGCAGGACCCCGTCCTCAGCGGCAGCGATCCGCTGCTGGCACCGTTCCCCCTCTGGGGCGACCTGAGCCGCAGCAGGCCGTCCGCCGGGGACGTCGCCACCACCGTCAAGGCGGCCGTGCAGCAGGCCGCGTACCGGGGTCTCGCCGGCAGGCGGGGCGCCGTCGCGGCGATCGAGCCCTCGACGGGGAAGATCCTGGCCCTGGTCAGCAGCCCGTCGTACGATCCGCAACTGCTCTCCGGCAACGGGCCGGAGGTCTCCCGGGCCTGGGCCCGGCTGAACGGCGCGGACGCGCAGCCGATGCTGAACCGCGCGATCCGCCAGACCTATCCCCCCGGCTCCGCCTTCAAGATCGTGACCGCCGCCGCGGCCCTGGAGAGCGGCGTCGTCGACGACGTGGACGCGCCGACGCACACACCGGAGCCGTTTCTGCTGCCCGGCACCCGCACCCCGTTGCCGAACGCGACGAAGGGATGCGAGGACGCCTCGCTGGCCTACGCGATCCAGTGGTCGTGCAACACCGTGATGGCGAACCTCGGGGCACGGGTCGGCCTGCGGAACATGGTCGCCACGGCGCGCGGTTTCGGCTTCAACGACCCCGGGCTGGGGATCCCCTCGGGCGTGACGGCCTCCAACTTCGACACGGACATGTCCCCCGACCAGCTGGCGCTGTCCTCGATCGGGCAGTTCAACACGACCGCGACACCGCTGCAGATGGCGATGGTCGCGGCGGCCGTCGCGAGCGGCGGCGACGTCCGCAGTCCCTACCTCGTGGAGCGGGTGACCAGGGCGAACGGTGACCTGCTCGCCCAGAACGGCCCCCGCGCCTACCGGCAGGCGATGACCCCGGTCACGGCGCAGCGGCTGCGTGAGCTGATGGTGCGGGCCGTCGAGGAGGGCACGGGCGGCAACGCGTCGATCGCGGGCGCCACCGTCGGTGGCAAGACGGGCACCGCGCAGCACGGCATCGACAACTCCGGGCTCCCGTACGCCTGGTTCATCGGTTGGGCACAGGCATACGACGCGCCCCGGCCGGCGGTCGCGCTGGCCGTGGTCGTCGAGGACGCGTCCGCGGTACGGGAGGACATCAGCGGCGGTGGCAGCGCCGCCCCCGTCGCGCGGGCCGTGATGAGGGCGGCACTGTGGGACTCATGA
- a CDS encoding amidase: MNIAASLDAIGRLDPEVSAFVEVWAEEALARERSTDTGLPLAGMPFAVKGPSGIRSYAARRLTAAGGVSVGSTSVPGPGTPWQTWGLGAHGPTRNPWRPDRSPGGSSAGSAAAVAAGMVGLATGSDGAGSVRIPAAWCSVFGLKTTNGLLPSPDRTGLASAGVLTPTAADARAYLRCVLDTCEPVAPVLPLPAEWSSDLGFADTEPEVAAVALAAAERLESAGVVRIADARPVLLDPCDAWTAVRGGRPARGAAVRAENDRRLEALFTDAAVLLTPATPNRPHGHDGPGAEVYSTSLTWAFNLSGHPAASIPAGFTSDGCPVGLQLVAARGADVSLVEMAVAAEKGLITVRP, translated from the coding sequence ATGAACATCGCAGCGTCGCTGGACGCCATCGGGCGGCTCGACCCGGAGGTGAGCGCCTTCGTCGAGGTGTGGGCCGAGGAGGCGCTCGCCCGTGAACGATCGACGGACACCGGACTCCCCCTGGCCGGTATGCCGTTCGCGGTGAAGGGCCCCTCGGGCATCCGGTCCTACGCGGCGCGGCGGCTCACCGCGGCGGGCGGAGTGTCCGTCGGCTCGACATCGGTGCCCGGCCCCGGCACCCCTTGGCAGACCTGGGGCCTCGGCGCGCACGGCCCGACCCGGAACCCCTGGCGGCCGGACCGCAGTCCGGGCGGATCCTCCGCGGGGTCGGCCGCCGCGGTCGCGGCCGGCATGGTGGGCCTGGCGACCGGCAGCGACGGTGCGGGATCCGTACGGATCCCGGCGGCCTGGTGCTCCGTGTTCGGGTTGAAGACGACGAACGGGTTGCTGCCCTCGCCCGACCGCACGGGACTCGCCTCCGCGGGTGTCCTGACTCCGACGGCAGCGGACGCCCGGGCATATCTGCGCTGCGTGCTGGACACCTGTGAGCCGGTGGCCCCGGTCCTTCCGCTGCCGGCGGAATGGTCGTCCGACCTGGGCTTCGCGGACACGGAACCAGAGGTGGCGGCGGTCGCGCTGGCGGCTGCGGAACGGCTGGAGTCGGCCGGTGTCGTACGGATCGCGGACGCCCGCCCGGTCCTGCTGGACCCGTGTGACGCGTGGACGGCGGTACGGGGCGGTCGGCCGGCGCGGGGAGCGGCGGTGCGGGCCGAGAACGACCGCCGCCTGGAAGCCCTGTTCACCGACGCGGCCGTCCTGCTGACCCCCGCCACCCCGAACCGGCCGCACGGTCACGACGGCCCCGGGGCGGAGGTGTACTCGACGTCGCTGACCTGGGCGTTCAACCTGAGCGGCCACCCGGCGGCCAGCATTCCGGCCGGCTTCACCAGCGACGGCTGCCCGGTGGGGCTCCAGCTGGTGGCGGCCCGTGGGGCCGACGTCTCACTGGTCGAAATGGCGGTGGCGGCGGAGAAGGGCCTGATTACTGTGCGGCCATGA
- a CDS encoding DUF3291 domain-containing protein — MTSYELAQVNIGRLKHPLDSTQLKDFVDNLVPVNAVADAADGFVWRLQTEAGDATDLRVFGDEWLMVNMSVWRDTDALTAFMYQGTHRELLARRYEFFERMQEVMATMWWVPAGHRPTVREAEERLLHIREHGPTQRAFTLRKSYPAPQV, encoded by the coding sequence ATGACCTCCTACGAGCTCGCCCAGGTGAACATAGGCCGCCTCAAACACCCGCTGGACTCAACACAGTTGAAGGACTTCGTGGACAACCTCGTCCCCGTCAACGCGGTCGCGGACGCCGCCGACGGCTTCGTCTGGCGGCTCCAGACGGAGGCCGGTGACGCGACCGATCTGCGGGTCTTCGGCGACGAGTGGCTGATGGTGAACATGTCGGTGTGGCGGGACACCGACGCCCTGACCGCCTTCATGTACCAGGGCACGCACCGGGAGCTGCTGGCCCGGCGCTACGAGTTCTTCGAGCGGATGCAGGAGGTGATGGCGACCATGTGGTGGGTCCCCGCCGGTCACCGGCCCACGGTCCGCGAGGCGGAGGAGCGTCTGCTGCACATCCGTGAACACGGCCCGACGCAGCGGGCCTTCACCCTCCGGAAGTCGTACCCGGCGCCCCAGGTGTGA
- a CDS encoding ferritin-like domain-containing protein, translating into MSTHDRYTHAPDNSLWQVPASGAARFSWEYEDGRDRLLALYQKGKDKQWDGARRIDWDLEVDPYDPLGTPDEALTLYGTRHWAKMTERDKGELRKHYTSWQFSQFLHGEQGAMICAARIVESVPDLDAKFYSATQTMDEARHAEIYGRFLHEKIGMLYPINDNLQSLLGDTLRDSRWDMPYLGMQVLIEGLALAAFGMIRDTTTEPLPKQILAYIMQDEARHVAFGRMALRDYYKQLSDAELREREEFVIEGCYLMRDRLRGIEVLENFGVSKKEAEEYSEQSEFLHLFRKLLFSRIVPCVKDIGLWGERLQKAYLDMGVFEMGDASLDLLMSQDEKIAEELDRERFAAEEQERVAEVADAIAEGADAP; encoded by the coding sequence GTGTCGACCCACGACCGCTACACGCACGCACCGGACAACTCTCTCTGGCAGGTCCCCGCCTCGGGGGCCGCCCGCTTCAGCTGGGAGTACGAGGACGGCCGCGACCGTCTCCTCGCCCTCTACCAGAAGGGCAAGGACAAGCAGTGGGACGGCGCCAGGCGCATCGACTGGGACCTCGAGGTCGACCCGTACGACCCGCTGGGCACACCCGACGAGGCGCTGACCCTTTACGGCACCCGGCACTGGGCGAAGATGACCGAACGGGACAAGGGCGAGCTGCGCAAGCACTACACGTCCTGGCAGTTCAGCCAGTTCCTCCACGGTGAGCAGGGCGCGATGATATGCGCGGCCAGGATCGTCGAATCGGTCCCTGACCTCGACGCCAAGTTCTACTCCGCCACACAGACCATGGACGAGGCCCGGCACGCCGAGATCTACGGCCGCTTCCTCCACGAGAAGATCGGCATGCTCTACCCGATCAACGACAACCTGCAGTCCCTGCTGGGCGACACCCTGCGCGACTCCCGCTGGGACATGCCCTACCTCGGCATGCAGGTCCTCATCGAAGGCCTCGCCCTCGCCGCCTTCGGCATGATCCGCGACACCACGACCGAGCCGCTTCCGAAGCAGATCCTCGCGTACATCATGCAGGACGAGGCACGCCATGTGGCGTTCGGCAGGATGGCGCTGCGCGACTACTACAAGCAGTTGAGCGACGCGGAACTGCGCGAACGCGAGGAGTTCGTGATCGAGGGCTGCTACCTGATGCGCGACCGGCTGCGCGGCATCGAGGTCCTGGAGAACTTCGGCGTCTCGAAGAAGGAGGCCGAGGAGTACTCGGAGCAGTCGGAGTTCCTCCACCTCTTCCGCAAGCTGCTCTTCAGCCGCATCGTGCCGTGCGTCAAGGACATCGGACTGTGGGGCGAGCGGCTGCAGAAGGCGTATCTCGACATGGGGGTCTTCGAGATGGGCGACGCCAGCCTCGACCTGCTGATGTCCCAGGACGAGAAGATCGCGGAAGAGCTCGACCGGGAGCGGTTCGCGGCCGAGGAGCAGGAGCGGGTGGCGGAGGTGGCGGACGCCATCGCGGAGGGCGCGGACGCACCGTAG